In Pseudoxanthomonas indica, the following are encoded in one genomic region:
- a CDS encoding OmpW/AlkL family protein — MKKPVIALLAVALAGAALPAFAQSKGDWTLGVGVHQVNPKSDNGKLAGGTLPLEIDSDVKPTITAEYFLADNLGLEVLAALPFKHDIAIKGVGTVGSTKHLPPTFTLQYHFNSKGKVSPFLGAGINYTTFFSEDTQGILEGTKLKLGDSWGLAAHAGLDFAVSKNGALRVDVRYMDIDSKVEVNGAKLGTANIDPLVYGAAYVIKF; from the coding sequence ATGAAAAAGCCCGTGATTGCCCTGCTAGCCGTCGCCCTGGCCGGCGCCGCCCTGCCCGCCTTCGCCCAGTCCAAGGGCGACTGGACGCTGGGCGTCGGCGTGCACCAGGTCAACCCGAAGTCGGACAACGGCAAGCTCGCCGGCGGCACCCTGCCGCTGGAAATCGACAGCGACGTCAAGCCGACCATCACCGCCGAGTATTTCCTGGCCGACAACCTGGGTCTGGAAGTGCTGGCCGCGCTGCCGTTCAAGCACGACATCGCCATCAAGGGCGTCGGCACCGTCGGCAGCACCAAGCACCTGCCGCCGACCTTCACCCTGCAGTACCACTTCAACAGCAAGGGCAAGGTCTCGCCATTCCTCGGCGCCGGCATCAACTACACCACCTTCTTCAGCGAAGACACCCAGGGCATCCTGGAAGGCACCAAGCTCAAGCTCGGTGATTCCTGGGGCCTGGCCGCGCACGCCGGCCTGGATTTCGCCGTCAGCAAGAACGGCGCGCTGCGCGTTGACGTGCGCTACATGGACATCGACAGCAAGGTCGAAGTGAACGGCGCCAAGTTGGGCACCGCCAACATCGACCCGCTGGTGTACGGCGCGGCCTACGTGATCAAGTTCTAA
- the gap gene encoding type I glyceraldehyde-3-phosphate dehydrogenase — protein sequence MSIKVGINGFGRIGRNVLRSAVQNFADDIEIVAINDLLEPDYLAYMLSYDSVHGRFKGDVKIEGNTLVINGKKIRLTQERDPANLKWDEVGAEVVIESTGLFLDKVTAQKHLDAGAKKVILSAPSKDDTPMFVFGVNDKTYKGEAIISNASCTTNCLAPLAKVLNDKWGIKRGLMTTVHAATATQKTVDGPSNKDWRGGRGILENIIPSSTGAAKAVGVVIPELNKKLTGMSFRVPTSDVSVVDLTCELEKPATYAEICAEMKAQSEGALKGILGYTEDKVVATDFRGDTRTSVFDADAGIALDSTFVKLVSWYDNEWGYSNKCLEMVRVVAGK from the coding sequence ATGTCGATCAAGGTTGGTATCAACGGCTTCGGCCGCATTGGACGCAACGTGCTGCGTTCCGCCGTGCAGAACTTCGCCGACGACATCGAAATCGTCGCGATCAACGATCTGCTGGAGCCGGATTACTTGGCCTACATGCTCAGCTACGACTCGGTGCATGGCCGCTTCAAGGGCGACGTGAAGATCGAAGGCAATACGCTGGTGATCAACGGCAAGAAGATCCGCCTGACCCAGGAACGTGATCCGGCCAACCTCAAGTGGGATGAAGTCGGCGCCGAAGTGGTGATCGAGTCCACCGGACTGTTCCTCGACAAGGTCACCGCGCAGAAGCATCTGGATGCCGGCGCCAAGAAGGTGATCCTGTCGGCGCCGTCGAAGGACGACACGCCGATGTTCGTGTTTGGCGTCAACGACAAGACCTACAAGGGCGAAGCAATCATCTCCAACGCCTCGTGCACCACCAACTGCCTGGCGCCGCTGGCCAAGGTGCTGAATGACAAGTGGGGCATCAAGCGCGGCCTGATGACCACCGTGCACGCCGCCACCGCCACCCAGAAGACCGTCGACGGTCCGTCCAACAAAGACTGGCGCGGTGGCCGCGGCATCCTGGAAAACATCATTCCTTCCAGCACCGGCGCCGCCAAGGCAGTGGGCGTGGTGATTCCGGAGCTCAACAAAAAGCTGACCGGCATGAGCTTCCGCGTGCCGACCAGCGACGTGTCGGTGGTGGATCTGACCTGCGAACTGGAAAAGCCGGCCACCTACGCCGAGATCTGCGCGGAGATGAAGGCGCAGAGCGAAGGCGCGCTGAAGGGCATCCTGGGTTACACCGAAGACAAGGTGGTGGCCACCGATTTCCGTGGCGACACCCGTACTTCGGTGTTCGATGCCGACGCCGGCATCGCCCTGGACAGCACCTTTGTCAAGCTGGTCAGCTGGTACGACAACGAATGGGGCTATTCCAACAAGTGCCTGGAAATGGTCCGCGTGGTCGCCGGCAAGTAA
- the tkt gene encoding transketolase — MTTPSRRQLANAIRFLAADAVEAAKSGHPGMPMGMADIAEVLWNDYLSHSPKNPHWFNRDRFVLSNGHGSMLQYALLHLSGYDLPLQELKNFRQLHSKTAGHPERHETPGVETTTGPLGQGFANAVGFALGEKLLAQRFNRPELEVVDHRTWVLMGDGCLMEGVSHEAASLAGTWGLNKLVAFWDDNKISIDGNTDGWFTDDTPARFEAYGWQVVRNVDGHDPVEIKAAIDTALKSEDKPVLICCRTTIGFGSPNKAGKESSHGAPLGKEELEATRKALEWPYGPFEVPEEIYAGWRAGNTGLVREEQWNMLFDKYAAQYPEQAAELSRRSHGELPEGFEAAADAFIAKTQAEGQVIASRKASQLSIEAFAPLLPEMVGGSADLAHSNLTLWKASKSVATDDPNANYVYYGVREFAMTAISNGLALHGGFIPFDATFLVFSDYARNAVRMSALIPAHNIHLYTHDSIGLGEDGPTHQPVEHLASLRYIPNNDVWRPCDAVESAVSWKQAIVRRDGPSCLVFSRQNLPHNARSEAQVADIARGGYVLADSDGTPDVILIGTGSEVGLAVQAKATLDAAGIKTRVVSMPSTDVFDRQDAAYREQVLPNAVRKRVAVEAGITDFWRKYVGLDGAVIGMTGFGASAPADALYKHFGITAEAVVEAAKAL, encoded by the coding sequence ATGACGACGCCTTCCCGCCGCCAGCTTGCCAACGCCATCCGCTTCCTTGCCGCCGACGCGGTGGAAGCCGCCAAATCCGGTCATCCCGGCATGCCCATGGGCATGGCCGACATCGCCGAAGTGCTGTGGAACGACTACCTCAGCCACAGCCCCAAGAACCCGCACTGGTTCAACCGCGATCGGTTCGTGCTCTCCAACGGCCACGGCTCCATGCTGCAGTACGCGCTGCTGCATCTCAGCGGTTATGACCTGCCGCTGCAGGAGCTGAAGAATTTCCGCCAGCTGCACAGCAAGACCGCCGGCCATCCGGAACGCCATGAAACCCCCGGCGTGGAAACCACCACCGGCCCGCTCGGCCAGGGCTTTGCCAACGCCGTGGGCTTCGCGCTGGGCGAAAAGCTGCTGGCGCAGCGTTTCAACCGTCCCGAGCTGGAAGTGGTCGATCACCGTACCTGGGTGTTGATGGGTGATGGCTGCCTGATGGAAGGCGTGTCGCACGAAGCCGCCTCGCTGGCCGGCACCTGGGGATTGAACAAGCTGGTCGCGTTCTGGGACGACAACAAGATTTCCATCGACGGCAACACCGATGGCTGGTTCACCGATGACACCCCGGCACGTTTCGAAGCCTATGGCTGGCAGGTGGTGCGCAATGTCGACGGCCATGACCCGGTCGAGATCAAGGCCGCCATTGACACCGCGCTGAAGTCGGAAGACAAGCCGGTGCTGATCTGCTGCCGCACCACCATTGGTTTCGGCTCGCCGAACAAGGCCGGCAAGGAATCCTCGCACGGCGCGCCGCTGGGCAAGGAAGAACTGGAAGCCACCCGCAAGGCGCTGGAATGGCCGTACGGCCCGTTCGAAGTGCCGGAAGAGATCTACGCCGGCTGGCGTGCCGGCAACACCGGCCTGGTCCGCGAAGAGCAGTGGAACATGCTGTTCGACAAGTACGCCGCGCAGTATCCGGAACAGGCCGCCGAGTTGAGCCGCCGTTCGCATGGCGAATTGCCGGAAGGTTTCGAGGCCGCGGCCGATGCTTTCATCGCCAAGACCCAGGCCGAAGGCCAGGTGATCGCCTCGCGCAAGGCCTCGCAGCTGTCGATTGAAGCCTTCGCGCCGCTGCTGCCGGAAATGGTCGGCGGCTCGGCCGACCTGGCGCATTCCAACCTCACCCTGTGGAAGGCCAGCAAGTCGGTCGCCACCGATGACCCGAACGCCAACTACGTTTATTACGGTGTGCGCGAGTTCGCGATGACAGCGATCAGCAACGGCCTGGCCCTGCATGGCGGCTTCATTCCGTTTGACGCCACCTTCCTGGTCTTCAGCGACTACGCCCGCAACGCGGTGCGCATGAGCGCGCTGATTCCGGCGCACAACATCCACTTGTATACGCACGACTCGATTGGCCTCGGCGAAGACGGCCCGACCCATCAGCCGGTCGAACACCTGGCCTCGCTGCGCTACATCCCCAACAACGATGTGTGGCGTCCGTGCGACGCGGTGGAATCGGCGGTGTCGTGGAAGCAGGCGATCGTGCGCCGTGACGGCCCGAGCTGCCTGGTGTTTTCGCGCCAGAACCTGCCGCACAACGCGCGCAGCGAAGCGCAGGTGGCCGACATCGCCCGCGGCGGCTACGTACTCGCCGACAGCGACGGCACCCCCGACGTGATCCTGATCGGCACCGGTTCGGAAGTGGGCCTGGCCGTGCAGGCCAAGGCCACGCTGGACGCCGCCGGGATCAAGACCCGCGTGGTGTCGATGCCCTCGACCGATGTGTTTGATCGCCAGGACGCGGCGTATCGCGAACAGGTGCTGCCCAACGCCGTGCGCAAGCGCGTGGCGGTGGAAGCCGGCATCACCGACTTCTGGCGCAAATACGTGGGCCTGGACGGTGCCGTGATCGGCATGACCGGCTTCGGCGCCTCGGCTCCGGCCGACGCGCTGTACAAGCACTTCGGCATCACTGCCGAGGCGGTGGTCGAGGCGGCGAAGGCGCTGTAA
- the modC gene encoding molybdenum ABC transporter ATP-binding protein, protein MLRMQVELRRGHFHKQVAIHSDARVLALTGPSGAGKTTVLNAIAGLVTPLSGRIEIDGSVLFDSSARVDVPTHRRRIGYVFQDARLFPHLDVRRNLRYGRHGRDTQRFGFDAVVELLGIGPLLGRPTRNLSGGEAQRVAIGRALLSQPAVLLFDEPLSSLDQARREELIPYLQRVRDEIRLPIVYVSHHAEEVQRLADAIHVMD, encoded by the coding sequence ATGCTGCGCATGCAGGTCGAACTCCGCCGCGGACATTTCCACAAGCAGGTGGCGATCCACTCCGATGCGCGCGTGCTCGCATTGACCGGGCCTTCGGGCGCCGGCAAGACCACCGTGCTCAACGCCATCGCCGGGTTGGTCACGCCGCTGTCCGGGCGCATCGAAATCGACGGCAGCGTCTTGTTCGACAGCAGCGCGCGCGTGGATGTACCGACTCACCGTCGCCGCATCGGCTATGTATTCCAGGACGCGCGTTTGTTCCCGCATCTGGATGTGCGCCGCAACCTGCGCTACGGCCGGCATGGGCGCGATACGCAGCGGTTTGGCTTCGATGCGGTGGTGGAGTTGCTGGGGATCGGGCCGCTGCTGGGCCGGCCCACGCGCAATCTGTCCGGCGGCGAGGCACAGCGCGTGGCGATTGGCCGTGCCTTGCTCTCGCAGCCGGCCGTGCTGCTGTTCGATGAGCCTCTGTCTTCGCTGGACCAGGCCCGCCGCGAAGAACTGATCCCCTATCTGCAACGCGTGCGCGATGAGATCCGGCTGCCGATTGTCTATGTCAGCCACCATGCCGAAGAAGTCCAACGCCTGGCCGACGCCATCCACGTAATGGATTGA
- the modB gene encoding molybdate ABC transporter permease subunit, with product MTWFTPEEVTAIVLSVKVALTAALASLPFGIAVAWLLARRRFPGKALLDAVVHLPLVLPPVVMGYALLMTLGTQGAVGGFLQQHFGIVFAFRWTGAALACAVMGFPLMVRAIRLSLENTDRRLEQAASTLGAGPWRVFFTITLPLAWPGLVAGAVLAFAKALGEFGATITFVSNIPGETQTLSSAIYGLMQVPGAESGIWRLAAVAVAISLGALLFSEWLVRRAHGREEI from the coding sequence TTGACCTGGTTCACGCCCGAGGAAGTCACCGCCATCGTGCTCAGCGTCAAGGTGGCGCTGACGGCGGCATTGGCCAGCCTGCCGTTCGGCATCGCGGTGGCGTGGCTGCTGGCGCGGCGACGCTTTCCCGGCAAGGCGCTGCTGGATGCGGTGGTGCATCTGCCGCTGGTGTTGCCGCCGGTGGTGATGGGCTACGCCCTGCTGATGACGCTGGGCACGCAGGGCGCGGTGGGCGGATTTTTGCAGCAGCATTTCGGCATCGTCTTCGCGTTCCGCTGGACCGGCGCTGCGCTGGCCTGCGCGGTCATGGGATTTCCCTTGATGGTGCGCGCGATCCGGTTGTCGCTGGAAAACACCGACCGCCGGCTGGAACAGGCCGCTTCGACCTTGGGCGCCGGCCCCTGGCGGGTGTTCTTCACCATCACTTTGCCGCTGGCCTGGCCCGGCCTGGTGGCGGGCGCCGTGCTGGCCTTCGCCAAGGCACTGGGTGAATTTGGCGCCACCATCACCTTTGTCTCCAACATTCCGGGTGAAACCCAGACCTTGTCTTCGGCCATCTACGGGCTGATGCAGGTGCCCGGTGCGGAGTCCGGCATCTGGCGACTGGCGGCGGTGGCGGTGGCAATTTCGCTGGGCGCGCTGCTGTTCTCCGAGTGGCTGGTGCGGCGTGCGCACGGACGGGAGGAGATCTGA
- the modA gene encoding molybdate ABC transporter substrate-binding protein: protein MHQVRLLRKFTALMMGGLFALAALPALAQDKAPLTVFAAASLKESMDEAAAGYEKKTGIPVRVSYAASSALARQIEQGAPADVFFSADLEWMDYLQERNKLDAAQRRNLLGNHLVLVAPKASTAKVDLKRAGSIAAALGESGRLAMGQTASVPAGKYGKASLQALGQWDSVQSRVAESESVRAALMLVSRGEAPLGIVYASDAKAEANVRVVATFPDGSHPAIVYPVAALRGERNAQARAFVEWLGSKDADAIFKKRGFELLP from the coding sequence ATGCACCAGGTTCGTCTGCTGCGCAAGTTCACTGCTCTGATGATGGGCGGACTGTTCGCCCTCGCCGCCCTGCCCGCCTTGGCCCAGGACAAGGCGCCGCTGACCGTGTTTGCCGCCGCCAGCCTGAAAGAGTCGATGGACGAAGCGGCCGCCGGTTACGAAAAGAAGACCGGCATCCCCGTGCGTGTGTCCTACGCCGCCAGTTCGGCGCTGGCCCGCCAGATCGAACAGGGCGCGCCGGCCGATGTGTTCTTCTCGGCGGATCTGGAATGGATGGATTACCTGCAGGAACGCAACAAGCTGGACGCGGCGCAGCGGCGCAACCTGCTGGGCAACCATCTGGTCCTGGTCGCCCCCAAGGCCAGCACCGCGAAAGTGGATCTGAAGCGCGCCGGCTCCATTGCCGCCGCGCTGGGCGAGAGCGGACGCCTGGCGATGGGCCAGACCGCCAGCGTGCCGGCCGGCAAGTATGGCAAGGCTTCGTTGCAGGCGCTGGGCCAGTGGGACAGCGTGCAATCGCGCGTGGCCGAGTCCGAAAGCGTGCGCGCCGCCTTGATGCTGGTGTCGCGCGGCGAAGCGCCGCTGGGGATCGTCTATGCCTCCGATGCGAAGGCCGAAGCCAACGTGCGCGTGGTCGCCACCTTCCCCGATGGCAGCCATCCGGCCATCGTCTATCCGGTCGCGGCGCTGCGCGGTGAGCGCAATGCGCAGGCGCGGGCGTTCGTGGAGTGGCTGGGCTCGAAGGACGCCGACGCCATCTTCAAGAAGCGCGGCTTCGAACTGCTGCCTTGA
- a CDS encoding acetyl-CoA hydrolase/transferase C-terminal domain-containing protein, which produces MTVHLDNLEDTVDFILQRIPQVIHMGAPLGIGKPHRLLNALYERIEPDRSRQWHLYTALSLDPPAPGSGLQARFVGEFVDRHFGADFPRLHYVQAMKRDALPAHIQVEEFYLQSGALMHSSQTQRRYASLNYTHVARALAERGVNIIIQKVAREPGGGRRLSLSCNNDLTQDSVEAIVARGLPPPLLVAEIDPELPWLGGTAAVDEDYFDAVLTLPGPYPKLFGLPRQPVSDAEFAIGLYASTLVRDGGTLQIGIGALADALCHALVLRHTDNARYREVLAALDPALERHPSVLESGSLEPFAIGLYGCSEMINEGFKKLVETGVIRRKVVDDEALMQRIEQGTANLGDQARLQRDGEYLHGAFYLGSPAFYQWLHELPEDERRAIGMRRISTINQLYGGHEALERLQRRDARFFNTCMMATALGAAVSDGLEDGRVVSGVGGQYNFVSMSHALDDARSVLLFRALREHAGEESSTVRWNYGHTTIPRHLRDIYINEYGIADLHARNDEDCVIAMAGITDARFQDELLEQAKKSRKLRTEFSAPEAWRGNTPVHLSARLRRFRQDGTLPDYPLGSDFTEVEQRVVKALAWLKSNTATTTQKIGTVLRALGASSDDHEALQRMGLDKPGSLAERLDAKLLKLGLTETRQ; this is translated from the coding sequence ATGACCGTACACCTGGACAACCTGGAAGACACCGTCGACTTCATCCTGCAACGCATCCCGCAGGTGATCCACATGGGCGCGCCGCTGGGCATCGGCAAGCCACATCGGCTGCTCAATGCGCTGTATGAGCGGATTGAACCGGATCGCTCGCGGCAATGGCACCTGTACACGGCGTTGTCGCTGGATCCGCCCGCACCGGGAAGCGGCCTGCAGGCGCGCTTTGTCGGCGAATTCGTCGATCGCCATTTCGGCGCCGATTTCCCGCGCCTGCATTACGTACAGGCGATGAAGCGGGATGCCCTGCCCGCGCATATCCAGGTCGAGGAGTTCTACCTGCAGTCCGGCGCGTTGATGCATTCGAGCCAGACCCAGCGCCGTTACGCCAGCCTCAACTACACCCATGTGGCGCGCGCGCTGGCCGAGCGCGGCGTCAACATCATCATCCAGAAGGTGGCGCGCGAGCCCGGCGGCGGACGCCGGCTGTCGCTGTCCTGCAACAACGATCTGACCCAGGACTCGGTGGAGGCGATCGTCGCGCGCGGCCTGCCGCCGCCGCTGCTGGTGGCGGAGATCGATCCCGAACTTCCGTGGCTGGGCGGTACCGCGGCGGTGGATGAAGACTACTTCGATGCGGTGCTGACGCTGCCGGGGCCGTATCCAAAATTGTTCGGCCTGCCACGGCAGCCGGTGTCCGACGCCGAATTCGCCATCGGCCTGTATGCCAGCACGCTGGTGCGCGATGGCGGCACCTTGCAGATCGGCATTGGCGCGCTGGCCGATGCGCTCTGCCATGCGCTGGTGCTGCGCCACACCGACAACGCACGCTATCGCGAGGTGCTGGCGGCGCTGGACCCGGCGCTGGAACGCCATCCCAGCGTGCTGGAAAGCGGCAGTCTGGAGCCTTTCGCCATTGGCTTGTACGGCTGCAGCGAGATGATCAACGAAGGCTTCAAGAAGCTGGTGGAAACCGGCGTGATCCGGCGCAAGGTGGTGGATGACGAAGCGCTGATGCAGCGCATCGAGCAGGGCACGGCCAACCTGGGCGATCAGGCGCGGCTGCAGCGCGACGGCGAATACCTGCATGGCGCCTTTTACCTGGGCTCGCCGGCGTTCTACCAGTGGCTGCACGAACTGCCCGAAGACGAGCGCCGCGCCATCGGCATGCGCCGCATCTCCACGATCAATCAGTTGTACGGCGGCCACGAAGCCCTGGAACGCCTGCAACGTCGCGACGCACGTTTCTTCAACACCTGCATGATGGCCACCGCGCTGGGTGCGGCGGTGTCCGATGGTCTGGAAGACGGTCGTGTCGTTTCCGGTGTGGGTGGTCAGTACAACTTCGTGTCGATGTCGCATGCGCTGGATGACGCACGCTCGGTATTGCTATTCCGCGCCCTGCGCGAGCATGCCGGCGAGGAATCCTCGACCGTGCGCTGGAACTACGGCCACACCACCATCCCGCGCCACCTGCGCGATATCTACATCAACGAATACGGGATTGCCGATCTGCACGCGCGTAACGACGAAGACTGCGTGATCGCCATGGCCGGCATCACCGACGCGCGCTTCCAGGACGAGCTGCTGGAACAGGCGAAGAAGTCGCGCAAGCTGCGCACCGAATTCAGCGCACCGGAAGCCTGGCGCGGCAACACGCCGGTGCATCTGTCTGCACGCCTGCGCCGCTTCCGCCAGGACGGCACCCTGCCCGACTACCCGCTGGGCAGCGACTTCACCGAGGTGGAGCAACGCGTGGTCAAGGCGCTGGCCTGGCTCAAATCCAACACCGCCACGACCACGCAGAAGATCGGCACGGTGTTGCGTGCGCTGGGCGCCAGCAGCGACGATCATGAAGCCTTGCAGCGCATGGGCCTGGACAAACCCGGCTCCTTGGCTGAGCGCCTGGACGCGAAGCTGTTGAAACTAGGACTGACCGAAACCCGCCAGTAG
- a CDS encoding dicarboxylate/amino acid:cation symporter — MTAALTGKPGLPLHWKMAIGFGTGLILGLLAYKTGLGTLTVAGAGAPQCVAGAGELPWQCQSWVSLIADYVTGPIGQLFLNLIFMLVVPLLFSALVVGVSEMGDIRAFGRVGWRTLGYTVLMSSIAVVLGLLLVNWLQPGVGIDRATAQQLLDEGAQRASAIVASTHEQPRGLDMLLSIVPDNVIKAAADNTILAVMFFALMLGIGMVLTPGKATDTLREGIQGLFDVSMTLIGLVIRLAPIAVFCFMFELAAMFGWDLLIKLASYVGVVVLALALHLFVVYSIALRTIGGYSPLAFFKGTQEAMVLAFSTASSNATLPTSLRVAEEKLHLPRRISRFVLTVGATANQNGTALFEGVTVIFLAQFFGVDLSLTQQVLVMLVCILGGIGTAGVPSGSLPVVAMICGMVGVPPQGIGLILGVNHFLDMCRTTLNVTGDIAIAAMVSKGEPDAPVDSPVDAQPAGSSSNSA; from the coding sequence ATGACCGCAGCGCTTACCGGCAAACCCGGGCTCCCCTTGCATTGGAAGATGGCCATCGGCTTTGGCACCGGCCTGATTCTGGGTTTGCTGGCATACAAGACCGGCCTGGGCACGCTGACGGTGGCCGGCGCGGGCGCGCCGCAATGCGTGGCCGGTGCGGGCGAATTGCCCTGGCAATGCCAGAGCTGGGTCAGCCTGATTGCCGACTATGTCACCGGCCCGATCGGCCAGCTGTTCCTCAACCTGATCTTCATGCTGGTGGTGCCGCTGCTGTTCTCGGCGCTGGTGGTGGGCGTGTCGGAGATGGGCGATATCCGCGCCTTCGGCCGGGTCGGCTGGCGCACGCTGGGCTACACCGTGCTGATGTCCTCGATCGCGGTGGTGCTGGGTCTGTTGCTGGTCAACTGGCTGCAGCCGGGGGTGGGCATTGATCGCGCCACCGCGCAGCAACTGCTCGACGAAGGCGCGCAGCGCGCCAGCGCCATCGTGGCCAGCACGCACGAGCAGCCGCGCGGCCTGGACATGCTGTTGTCGATCGTGCCGGACAACGTGATCAAGGCCGCCGCCGACAACACCATCCTGGCGGTGATGTTCTTCGCGCTGATGCTGGGCATCGGCATGGTGCTGACCCCGGGCAAAGCCACCGATACCCTGCGCGAAGGCATCCAGGGTCTGTTCGATGTTTCGATGACGCTGATTGGCCTGGTGATCCGGCTGGCGCCGATCGCGGTGTTCTGCTTCATGTTCGAACTGGCGGCGATGTTCGGCTGGGACCTGCTGATCAAGCTGGCCAGCTATGTCGGCGTGGTGGTGCTGGCGCTGGCGCTGCACCTGTTTGTCGTCTACTCGATTGCCTTGCGCACCATTGGCGGTTACTCGCCGCTGGCCTTCTTCAAGGGCACCCAGGAAGCGATGGTGCTGGCGTTCTCCACCGCCTCCAGCAATGCCACGCTGCCCACGTCCTTGCGTGTAGCCGAAGAGAAGCTGCATCTGCCGCGGCGCATCTCGCGCTTCGTGCTGACCGTGGGCGCCACCGCCAACCAGAACGGCACCGCGTTGTTCGAGGGCGTCACGGTGATCTTCCTGGCGCAGTTCTTCGGCGTGGATCTGAGCCTGACCCAGCAGGTGCTGGTGATGCTGGTCTGCATCCTGGGCGGTATCGGTACCGCCGGCGTGCCATCGGGCTCGCTGCCGGTGGTGGCGATGATCTGCGGCATGGTCGGCGTGCCGCCACAGGGCATCGGCCTGATCCTGGGCGTGAACCACTTCCTCGACATGTGCCGGACTACGCTCAACGTCACCGGCGACATCGCCATTGCGGCGATGGTGTCCAAGGGCGAGCCGGATGCGCCGGTCGATTCCCCGGTCGACGCCCAGCCCGCGGGCTCGTCGTCCAATTCGGCCTAA
- a CDS encoding S1/P1 nuclease: protein MARFFFASLFFVTALASSPSAFAWGPVGHRMVAELAANDLSPAVRKQVDALLQGEPDPTLAGIANWADNLRENDPDLGRRSARWHFVNLADHDCAYDPPRDCPDGNCVIEAIRTQTDILANTTLPREQRLQALKFVVHLVGDAHQPMHAGFARDKGGNDFQTSYQGKGGNLHKVWDSGLLASAGLDDVALLRQVTALPAPTADRVPALPPATADWARQSCKIVLRPGVYPPRATLETGYYDTYRPLAEQQIRLAGVRLAHLLNAALAPH from the coding sequence ATGGCCCGATTCTTTTTTGCGTCCCTCTTTTTTGTCACCGCACTTGCCTCCTCGCCTTCGGCCTTTGCCTGGGGTCCGGTCGGTCATCGCATGGTCGCCGAGCTGGCGGCCAATGATCTGAGCCCCGCCGTACGCAAGCAGGTGGATGCCCTGTTGCAAGGCGAACCGGATCCCACCCTGGCCGGCATCGCCAACTGGGCCGACAACCTGCGCGAAAACGATCCCGACCTGGGCAGGCGCAGTGCACGCTGGCACTTCGTCAACCTGGCCGATCACGACTGCGCCTACGACCCGCCGCGCGATTGTCCGGATGGTAATTGCGTGATCGAGGCAATCCGCACGCAGACGGACATCCTGGCCAACACGACGCTGCCGCGCGAGCAACGCCTGCAGGCGTTGAAGTTCGTCGTCCACTTGGTCGGCGACGCGCATCAGCCCATGCATGCGGGGTTTGCCCGCGACAAGGGCGGCAATGATTTCCAGACCAGCTACCAGGGCAAGGGTGGCAACCTGCACAAGGTCTGGGACAGCGGACTGCTGGCTTCCGCCGGCCTGGATGACGTCGCGCTGCTGCGCCAGGTCACTGCCCTGCCGGCGCCGACTGCCGACCGCGTACCCGCGCTGCCGCCGGCCACCGCCGACTGGGCGCGGCAATCCTGCAAGATCGTGCTGCGCCCCGGCGTGTACCCGCCGCGTGCCACACTGGAAACCGGTTACTACGACACGTATCGTCCGCTGGCCGAGCAGCAGATCCGCCTGGCCGGCGTGCGCCTGGCGCACCTGTTGAACGCCGCGCTGGCGCCGCACTGA